The following are encoded in a window of Staphylococcus piscifermentans genomic DNA:
- a CDS encoding FUSC family protein, whose product MTHYISSLFQFTRQNVNFKKGFRQCLLMLIPLLVGYFVGQFQWGLLMATGTLTNIYVFGGSNKSKLRIVWWCAVGFTLCIMLGTITVPIPLLFGLLLLIVTVVAYYIFSALEIPGASSTFFIVTFALPINMPVAPAEALMRGTMVFAGGMLTMLVLWIMLKFQKKSGEVSAVEKEYQLLIQLFHDYTNEAQYKTTTKQLVDQFKSTDKQLITSSGAGKKQSNTLHRLYLLHNNAEGIFAEILELKTKQVQVLPDILLEMMEYVEQSVLQNHTSEDQVQWKEKVELSLDFQRLEKQIYRTDEILHSPEGQVQYEVHLRKPLYGKQLFYNLTLDSLVFMNTMRYCVIMAIAIFIALMFDFDKAYWVPLTTHTILIGTNTIHSMERAVARTIGTFAGVITLSIILAFHPPMLVSIFILSISAMFTEALVGANYALAMIFITTQVITLNGLASGKLSILIALPRMLDVVMGVVIAVIGLLILGRKNASQTLPIAISEVVRYEGSFFYYLFSKNAYLEHQAPRFDEMKMNIKLSNMYGMYNNAHGELFTDTQKVSQYYPVMFALEEISFMLSRAQHNGHPHTIDDVEMGQYLIAFEEMALHFEKGIPMTFGTGLPSLPQYVHIRSALLNVQQYTRLQK is encoded by the coding sequence ATGACACATTACATAAGTTCACTGTTTCAATTCACTCGGCAGAATGTCAATTTTAAGAAAGGATTCAGGCAATGTTTATTAATGCTGATTCCTTTATTAGTCGGGTATTTTGTCGGACAGTTCCAATGGGGCTTGTTGATGGCGACAGGTACTTTGACGAACATTTATGTGTTCGGCGGTTCTAATAAGTCGAAATTACGGATTGTATGGTGGTGTGCGGTAGGGTTCACGCTTTGTATTATGCTTGGCACGATTACAGTACCCATTCCGCTTCTCTTCGGCCTCTTACTGCTGATTGTCACTGTAGTCGCTTACTACATCTTCAGTGCCTTAGAAATCCCGGGTGCTTCCTCAACCTTCTTCATTGTAACCTTTGCCTTGCCGATCAACATGCCCGTCGCACCTGCAGAAGCTTTAATGCGCGGTACAATGGTCTTTGCTGGTGGAATGTTGACGATGCTAGTACTTTGGATAATGTTGAAGTTTCAAAAGAAAAGCGGGGAAGTCAGCGCAGTAGAAAAAGAATATCAACTGTTAATCCAATTATTTCATGATTATACAAATGAAGCGCAATATAAAACGACCACGAAACAGTTAGTCGACCAATTTAAATCAACGGATAAACAATTGATTACTTCATCTGGCGCAGGTAAAAAGCAATCGAATACTCTGCATCGCCTATATTTGCTGCATAACAATGCAGAAGGAATTTTTGCTGAAATATTAGAGTTGAAAACGAAACAAGTTCAAGTATTACCGGATATATTATTAGAAATGATGGAATATGTGGAACAGAGTGTGCTACAAAACCATACATCTGAAGATCAAGTACAATGGAAAGAAAAAGTAGAACTATCACTTGATTTTCAACGGTTGGAAAAACAAATTTATCGTACCGATGAGATTTTGCACAGTCCAGAAGGACAAGTGCAATATGAGGTGCATTTACGAAAACCGCTATATGGAAAGCAACTATTCTATAATCTCACTTTAGATTCTTTAGTCTTTATGAATACCATGCGTTACTGTGTGATTATGGCTATTGCGATTTTCATTGCATTGATGTTCGATTTCGATAAAGCGTATTGGGTGCCATTGACGACACATACTATTTTGATCGGTACGAATACTATCCATAGTATGGAGCGGGCAGTCGCGCGAACAATCGGTACTTTTGCCGGGGTAATTACTTTAAGTATTATTCTCGCATTCCATCCGCCCATGCTCGTTAGTATCTTTATCTTATCTATAAGTGCCATGTTTACAGAAGCATTAGTAGGCGCTAATTATGCTTTAGCAATGATTTTCATTACGACACAAGTCATCACCTTGAATGGATTGGCTTCGGGCAAATTATCGATTCTCATTGCTTTGCCAAGAATGTTGGATGTCGTGATGGGTGTCGTTATCGCGGTTATCGGCTTGTTGATTCTAGGACGTAAAAACGCCTCGCAAACATTGCCGATTGCTATCTCTGAAGTGGTGCGCTATGAAGGATCGTTCTTTTACTATCTCTTTTCCAAAAATGCTTACCTTGAACATCAAGCACCACGCTTTGATGAAATGAAAATGAATATTAAATTAAGCAATATGTACGGTATGTATAACAACGCACATGGTGAATTATTTACTGATACACAGAAAGTCAGCCAGTATTATCCCGTCATGTTTGCGCTCGAAGAAATCAGCTTCATGCTGTCTCGTGCACAGCATAATGGCCATCCTCATACAATTGATGACGTCGAAATGGGTCAATACTTGATTGCGTTCGAAGAAATGGCTTTACATTTTGAAAAAGGTATACCGATGACATTCGGTACCGGCTTGCCATCCTTGCCGCAATATGTGCATATCCGTTCTGCCTTGTTGAATGTTCAGCAGTATACACGTTTGCAAAAATAA
- a CDS encoding DUF2188 domain-containing protein: MPWTLDDYPNTWKNMDELERKKAIDIANAMLEDGYEEGRAIPIATEQAENWYKDATKKELDELKHKDVTKHQKDKDANPELNENDVEVYKEDGKWKVRTYGAKRAADDYDNKEEAVKRAEHIADNRGTKVHVKKADE; the protein is encoded by the coding sequence ATGCCTTGGACTTTAGATGATTATCCGAATACTTGGAAGAACATGGATGAATTAGAACGTAAAAAAGCAATCGATATTGCCAATGCAATGTTGGAAGATGGTTATGAAGAAGGACGTGCGATTCCGATTGCCACCGAGCAAGCTGAAAACTGGTATAAAGATGCGACGAAAAAAGAACTGGATGAATTAAAGCATAAAGATGTTACCAAACATCAGAAAGATAAAGATGCAAATCCTGAGTTGAATGAAAATGATGTCGAAGTCTATAAAGAAGATGGGAAATGGAAAGTACGCACATATGGTGCAAAACGTGCTGCGGATGATTATGATAATAAAGAAGAAGCGGTGAAACGTGCTGAACATATTGCGGATAATCGCGGTACCAAAGTACATGTGAAAAAAGCAGACGAATAA
- a CDS encoding GTP-binding protein, producing the protein MAKIPVTVLSGYLGSGKTTLLNHILQNREGLRIAVIVNDMSEVNIDKDLVVEGGGLSRTDEKLVELSNGCICCTLREDLLQEVERIVERGGIDQIVIESTGISEPVPVAQTFSYIDDELGIDLTSICRLDTMVTVVDANRFINDIKSEDLLVDREQGASDEDERTIADLLIDQVEFCDVLVLNKTDLVTEEQLDRLEGILRKLQPTARFIRTVNSEVELSDVLNTSLFDFEKASNSAGWLQELTNGGHAEHTPETEEYGISSFVYERRLPFHAERFHEWLENMPNTVVRAKGIVWLAQYNHVACLMSQAGSSVSIHPVTFWVAAMSEPKQRAILHEREDVRENWDPEFGDRHTQFVIIGTDLDQEKITKELDACLLTTEEFESDWSQLPEPYGWQITQA; encoded by the coding sequence ATGGCTAAAATACCTGTAACGGTACTGAGTGGTTACCTCGGCTCAGGAAAAACAACATTATTAAACCATATTTTACAAAATAGAGAAGGATTACGTATTGCTGTCATTGTCAATGATATGAGTGAAGTCAATATTGATAAAGATTTAGTCGTTGAAGGCGGGGGGCTTTCACGTACTGATGAAAAATTAGTTGAATTATCAAATGGCTGTATCTGCTGTACTTTACGCGAAGACTTATTACAAGAAGTAGAACGTATTGTAGAACGCGGCGGTATTGATCAAATCGTGATTGAATCTACTGGTATTTCTGAACCTGTACCAGTTGCTCAAACTTTCTCATACATTGACGACGAATTAGGCATCGACCTCACTAGCATTTGTCGTCTAGATACGATGGTGACAGTAGTTGACGCGAACCGCTTCATCAATGATATTAAGTCTGAAGATTTGCTCGTCGATCGTGAACAAGGTGCTAGTGATGAGGATGAACGTACTATCGCTGATTTATTGATTGACCAAGTAGAATTTTGCGATGTGCTTGTATTGAATAAAACAGACTTAGTAACCGAAGAACAATTAGATCGTTTAGAAGGCATCTTGCGTAAATTGCAACCTACTGCCCGCTTCATCCGCACAGTCAACTCAGAAGTAGAATTGAGCGATGTCTTAAATACAAGCTTATTTGATTTTGAAAAAGCCAGCAATTCTGCTGGTTGGTTACAAGAACTAACAAATGGTGGTCATGCTGAACATACTCCTGAAACTGAAGAGTACGGTATTTCTTCCTTTGTATATGAACGTCGTTTACCTTTCCATGCGGAACGCTTCCATGAATGGTTAGAAAATATGCCGAATACAGTTGTACGCGCTAAAGGTATTGTTTGGTTAGCCCAATATAACCATGTAGCATGCTTGATGTCTCAAGCAGGATCTTCAGTCTCTATCCATCCGGTTACTTTCTGGGTGGCAGCAATGTCTGAACCAAAACAACGTGCGATTCTACATGAACGTGAAGATGTGCGTGAAAATTGGGATCCTGAATTTGGCGACCGTCATACTCAATTTGTAATTATCGGTACAGATTTAGATCAAGAAAAAATCACTAAAGAATTAGATGCTTGCTTACTTACAACTGAAGAATTTGAATCAGATTGGTCACAATTGCCTGAACCGTATGGCTGGCAAATTACACAAGCTTAA
- a CDS encoding GTP pyrophosphokinase yields MYVERRETLNINALKRDVQRNITKFQDNHYQIEELVDFVSLHHLYASALEEVSTKLSILDNDFQILYEHNPIHHMERRVKEISSLVRKLEMRGLPVTTESARENITDIAGIRVVCNYLEDIEVVASLLLKQADVKLLKRKDYVKSPKEKGYRSLHLVVSIPVFLTDNVEHVPVEIQIRTIGMDMWASLEHKLRYKNATDTEVYRDTLKQCAEEIKEVESKLQQMHGEILKQN; encoded by the coding sequence ATGTATGTAGAAAGAAGAGAAACGCTAAATATAAACGCGCTTAAAAGAGATGTCCAGCGCAATATTACAAAATTTCAAGACAATCATTATCAGATAGAAGAGCTTGTTGATTTTGTCAGCTTGCATCATTTATATGCTTCCGCCTTAGAAGAGGTCAGTACTAAACTCAGTATTTTAGATAATGATTTTCAGATTCTTTATGAACATAATCCGATCCATCATATGGAACGTCGCGTAAAGGAAATCAGCAGTTTAGTCCGAAAATTAGAAATGCGCGGGCTGCCTGTGACGACAGAGTCTGCGCGAGAGAACATTACGGATATTGCGGGTATTCGCGTAGTGTGCAATTACTTAGAAGATATCGAAGTGGTAGCTTCATTATTATTAAAACAAGCTGACGTCAAGCTGTTGAAAAGAAAAGACTATGTGAAAAGCCCGAAAGAGAAGGGCTACCGCAGTTTACATCTCGTAGTTTCAATTCCAGTATTTTTGACAGATAATGTAGAACATGTCCCAGTCGAAATCCAAATTCGCACAATCGGTATGGACATGTGGGCCAGCTTAGAACATAAATTGCGTTATAAGAATGCGACCGACACAGAGGTCTATCGAGATACACTCAAACAATGTGCAGAAGAAATCAAAGAAGTTGAAAGTAAGTTGCAACAAATGCATGGAGAAATTTTAAAGCAGAACTAG
- a CDS encoding AAA family ATPase, with translation MNNGFFGNDFDSIFRRMMQDMQNADGNKKYYINGREVSPEQLQQIQQQQAQGGQPAQGVQAGQPGQAGGGQGGDDYLEKIGRNLTQEAKDGLLDPVIGRDKEIQDTAEVLSRRNKNNPILVGEAGVGKSAIVEGLAQAIVKGNVPAAIKDKEIIAVDISSLEAGTQYRGAFEENIQNLINSVKERKNVILFFDEIHQIIGSGSTGGDSGSKGLSDIIKPALGRGEISLIGATTQDEYRNNILKDPALARRFNEVVVKEPSAKDTEEILKGVRETFEKHHNVKLPDEVLKACVDLSIQYIPQRLLPDKALDILDITAAHLAAKNPVVDKVEVEKQIKELEDKKSKAVSEEAYSEADKYQKQIKELQDSLESGNGEATTATVQDVAATVERITGIPVSQMDDNDIERLKNISKRLKDKIIGQDKAVEMVSRAIRRNRAGFDEGNRPIGSFLFVGPTGVGKTELAKQLSIDLFGNKEALIKLDMSEYMDRTAVSKLIGTSAGYVGYEDNSNTLTEKVRRNPYSVILFDEIEKANPQILTLLLQVMDDGNLTDGQGNVVNFKNTIIICTSNAGFGDESEKEREDLMEDLKKFFRPEFLNRFNGIVEFTHLDKDALQDIINLLLDDVQNTLEKKGITLEVSQDAKDWLIDQGYDEELGARPLRRVVEREVRDRITDYYLEHTDVSDVKVTLEDDNILINGEKVDSL, from the coding sequence ATGAATAACGGATTTTTCGGAAATGATTTTGACTCAATTTTTAGAAGAATGATGCAAGATATGCAAAACGCAGATGGAAATAAAAAATATTATATCAACGGCCGCGAAGTGTCACCTGAGCAATTGCAACAAATTCAACAACAACAAGCTCAAGGCGGACAACCAGCACAAGGTGTTCAAGCAGGACAACCTGGTCAAGCTGGCGGCGGTCAAGGCGGCGACGATTACTTAGAAAAAATCGGCCGTAATTTAACACAAGAAGCTAAAGACGGTTTATTAGATCCAGTTATTGGCCGTGACAAAGAAATTCAAGACACTGCAGAAGTGTTAAGCCGTAGAAATAAAAACAACCCTATCTTAGTAGGTGAAGCTGGTGTAGGTAAATCAGCAATTGTTGAAGGTTTAGCACAAGCCATTGTAAAAGGTAACGTGCCAGCTGCAATTAAAGACAAAGAAATTATTGCAGTCGATATTTCTTCATTAGAAGCAGGCACACAATATCGTGGTGCTTTTGAAGAAAATATCCAAAACTTGATTAACAGTGTAAAAGAAAGAAAAAATGTCATCTTATTCTTTGATGAAATCCATCAAATTATCGGATCTGGTTCAACTGGCGGAGACTCAGGAAGCAAAGGCTTATCTGATATCATCAAACCAGCTTTAGGTCGTGGAGAAATTTCATTAATCGGTGCTACAACTCAAGACGAATACCGTAACAACATCTTGAAAGACCCAGCATTAGCACGTCGTTTCAACGAAGTAGTTGTCAAAGAACCTTCAGCTAAAGATACTGAAGAAATCTTGAAAGGTGTACGCGAAACATTCGAAAAACACCATAACGTGAAATTACCTGACGAAGTCTTAAAAGCATGTGTAGACTTATCTATTCAATATATTCCACAACGCTTATTACCAGATAAAGCTTTAGACATCTTGGATATTACAGCTGCACACTTAGCTGCTAAAAATCCAGTTGTAGATAAAGTGGAAGTTGAAAAACAAATCAAAGAATTAGAAGATAAAAAATCTAAAGCAGTCAGCGAAGAAGCTTATTCTGAAGCAGATAAATATCAAAAACAAATTAAAGAATTACAAGACAGCTTAGAGTCAGGCAACGGCGAAGCTACAACAGCTACTGTACAAGACGTGGCTGCTACTGTAGAACGTATTACTGGCATTCCAGTATCACAAATGGACGATAATGATATCGAGCGCTTGAAAAACATTTCAAAACGCTTAAAAGATAAAATTATCGGACAAGACAAAGCCGTTGAAATGGTGTCTCGTGCAATCCGCCGTAACCGTGCAGGATTCGACGAAGGCAACAGACCAATCGGCAGCTTCTTATTCGTAGGTCCTACTGGTGTAGGTAAAACAGAATTAGCTAAACAATTATCTATCGATTTATTCGGTAACAAAGAAGCACTCATCAAATTAGACATGAGTGAATATATGGACCGTACAGCTGTATCTAAATTAATCGGTACAAGCGCTGGTTATGTTGGTTATGAAGATAACTCAAATACTTTAACTGAAAAAGTAAGACGTAATCCTTACTCAGTTATCTTATTCGATGAAATCGAAAAAGCAAACCCTCAAATCCTAACTTTATTATTACAAGTTATGGATGACGGTAACTTAACAGACGGTCAAGGTAACGTCGTAAACTTCAAAAACACAATCATCATCTGTACTTCAAACGCTGGTTTCGGAGATGAAAGTGAAAAAGAACGCGAAGACTTAATGGAAGACCTTAAAAAATTCTTCCGTCCAGAATTCCTTAACCGCTTCAACGGTATCGTAGAATTCACTCACTTAGACAAAGATGCTTTACAAGACATCATCAACTTATTACTTGACGATGTACAAAATACGCTTGAGAAAAAAGGCATCACACTAGAAGTCAGCCAAGATGCTAAAGATTGGTTAATCGACCAAGGTTACGACGAAGAACTAGGTGCACGCCCATTACGCCGTGTAGTTGAAAGAGAAGTACGTGACCGTATCACAGACTACTACCTAGAACACACTGACGTAAGTGATGTTAAAGTCACATTAGAAGACGACAACATCTTAATCAATGGTGAAAAAGTAGATTCACTATAA
- a CDS encoding SA1002 family membrane protein, whose translation MFIVNLIIVLILFLLTGFLSGRYQDKYLFAKSFLISVGMVISGFLSLIISGFIIYWLLIRLLGDRSSIFVLGIIIILFAGIMNYFIVHQLVKWNDYNEMLVAILEYYIQWTTIFFTLYQFLTSSPQNLKSIAKLEISTDTLDLNLLNIIILPVLLISWIALAMVRLYIKDHKWAEEESQAQDEENKENDSNSTSGKETSGEQKS comes from the coding sequence ATGTTTATAGTCAATTTAATTATCGTACTCATCTTATTCTTATTAACCGGCTTTTTATCAGGACGCTACCAAGATAAATACCTATTTGCCAAATCCTTTTTAATCAGTGTAGGCATGGTGATTTCCGGATTCCTCTCACTCATAATTTCCGGATTCATCATCTACTGGTTGCTCATTCGCTTACTCGGCGACCGCAGCAGCATCTTCGTACTCGGCATCATCATTATCTTATTTGCCGGAATCATGAACTATTTCATCGTTCATCAACTCGTTAAATGGAACGATTACAACGAAATGCTCGTCGCCATACTGGAATACTACATACAGTGGACCACCATCTTTTTCACACTCTACCAATTCTTGACCTCCAGTCCGCAGAACCTGAAGAGCATCGCCAAACTAGAAATCTCTACTGATACCCTAGATTTGAACCTGCTCAACATCATAATCCTGCCAGTCCTCCTCATCAGCTGGATCGCACTCGCCATGGTTCGTCTGTACATTAAAGACCATAAATGGGCCGAAGAAGAAAGCCAAGCACAAGACGAAGAGAACAAAGAGAACGATTCTAATTCTACTTCTGGAAAAGAAACCTCTGGAGAGCAGAAAAGCTGA
- a CDS encoding FMN-binding negative transcriptional regulator: MYIPKYYQEHNMNKIKAFIHDHPFATIVSTAENGRPLATHLPILIHEDGESLILAGHFAKANPQWHTLEHSDEVLIIFQGPDAYVSSTWYGHEDVPTWDYQSIQVYGQPALLTEGEVKQDLIQLLNRFEKKDGARWDNLSEETLQQIHGVVGFHITVSEVFAAYKLSQNRNHTDYQNIIHHLEDEHNGVADAMKDEQD; encoded by the coding sequence ATGTATATTCCGAAGTATTATCAAGAACATAACATGAACAAAATCAAAGCTTTTATTCATGATCATCCTTTTGCGACCATTGTTTCGACTGCTGAAAACGGACGCCCTTTAGCAACGCATTTACCGATACTGATTCATGAAGATGGCGAAAGTTTAATACTCGCAGGCCACTTTGCGAAAGCGAATCCGCAGTGGCACACTTTAGAACATAGTGATGAGGTCTTAATCATCTTTCAAGGACCAGATGCTTATGTTTCCTCTACCTGGTATGGTCACGAAGATGTACCGACATGGGATTATCAAAGTATTCAAGTATATGGCCAACCCGCCTTATTAACTGAGGGTGAAGTAAAGCAGGATTTGATACAGTTATTAAACCGCTTTGAAAAAAAGGACGGTGCACGCTGGGACAATTTGTCTGAAGAGACCTTGCAGCAAATTCATGGTGTGGTCGGTTTTCATATTACAGTATCAGAAGTATTTGCTGCTTATAAATTGAGTCAAAACCGCAATCATACGGATTATCAAAATATTATTCACCATTTAGAAGATGAACATAATGGCGTGGCTGACGCAATGAAGGATGAGCAGGATTAA
- a CDS encoding GntR family transcriptional regulator encodes MGENYPQQWMDSMTTGEKVAAELRLQIVEGNIEAGTCLTENQVAKQFNVSRSPVRDAFKLLKQDQLICLERMGADVLHFGEGERREIYDLRIMMESFAFTKVKDHQRIELAKEMRKHLEMMKVAVQFQDAEAYTEHDIKFHEVLIYATQHRYLLSSWNNLKPLMLCLILLSMRKRMREEPEDFERIHHNHEVYAEAVEKNDTAQLKEAFHLNFDDVGDNIAGLFYR; translated from the coding sequence ATGGGAGAAAATTATCCACAACAATGGATGGATAGCATGACAACGGGGGAGAAAGTCGCAGCTGAATTAAGACTGCAAATTGTAGAGGGGAATATAGAAGCTGGAACATGTTTGACAGAAAATCAAGTTGCCAAACAATTTAATGTCAGTCGTTCGCCTGTGCGCGATGCATTTAAATTATTAAAACAAGATCAATTGATTTGTTTAGAACGTATGGGCGCTGATGTACTGCATTTCGGCGAGGGAGAACGCCGTGAAATTTATGATTTGCGTATCATGATGGAATCTTTTGCTTTTACCAAAGTCAAGGACCATCAAAGAATAGAATTAGCGAAAGAAATGCGCAAACATTTAGAAATGATGAAAGTCGCTGTACAATTTCAAGATGCAGAGGCTTACACTGAACATGATATCAAGTTTCACGAAGTCTTAATTTATGCGACACAACATCGTTATCTGCTCAGCAGTTGGAATAATTTGAAGCCTTTAATGTTGTGTTTGATTTTGTTATCGATGAGAAAACGGATGCGTGAAGAGCCTGAAGACTTTGAACGTATTCATCACAATCACGAGGTATATGCAGAAGCAGTTGAGAAAAATGACACAGCACAATTAAAAGAAGCGTTCCATTTGAATTTTGATGATGTAGGAGATAACATTGCTGGTTTGTTTTATAGATGA
- the gntK gene encoding gluconokinase, translating to MKYMIGVDVGTTSTKSVLYDENGQFIRKHNIGYDMDTPNVDTSEENPDEIFDAVLMTIKAVIREERVAAEDVKLIAFSAQMHSLIAMDNNQQPLTESITWADNRASKYAEAIHSEHNGHEIYKRTGTPIHPMSPLSKIFWMKHEKPEIYNNAKKYIDIKSYILYQLYGKYVMDQSIGSATGMMNLETLDWDNEALDLLGITKDQLPELVPTTYVMTGMKHRYSNLLGIKPDTPIIVGASDGVLSNLGVNSYKKGEVAVTIGTSGAIRTVIDHPRTDDKGRIFCYVLTEDQYVIGGPVNNGGIILRWLRDELLASEVETAKRLGVDPYDVLTKIASRVEPGAKGLIFHPYLAGERAPLWNANARGSYFGLTLAHKKEHMIRAALEGVLYNLYTVYLALIEVMGETPTAIKATGGFAKSEVWRQMMADIFATDVIVPESYESSCLGACVLGLKALGEIDDFSIIEEMVGTTHAHEPNQDAVETYQQLISIFIDLSRSLESQYAKIADFQRHHL from the coding sequence ATGAAGTATATGATTGGGGTCGATGTCGGCACAACAAGTACAAAGTCAGTTTTGTATGATGAAAATGGACAATTTATACGTAAACACAACATTGGTTACGATATGGATACACCTAACGTTGACACTTCCGAAGAGAATCCTGATGAAATTTTTGACGCAGTATTGATGACTATCAAAGCTGTGATTCGTGAAGAAAGGGTAGCTGCAGAGGATGTTAAATTGATTGCCTTCAGTGCACAAATGCATAGTTTGATAGCAATGGACAATAACCAACAACCTCTCACTGAGAGTATTACTTGGGCGGATAACCGCGCGAGCAAATATGCAGAAGCTATCCACTCTGAACATAATGGGCATGAGATTTATAAACGTACAGGAACACCGATTCATCCTATGTCGCCGTTATCTAAGATTTTTTGGATGAAACATGAGAAACCAGAAATTTATAACAACGCTAAGAAATATATCGATATTAAAAGCTATATCTTATATCAACTTTATGGCAAATATGTAATGGATCAATCTATTGGTTCAGCGACAGGCATGATGAATCTAGAAACATTAGATTGGGATAATGAAGCGCTAGATTTACTTGGCATCACTAAAGACCAATTACCTGAATTAGTACCTACAACATACGTGATGACTGGTATGAAACACCGTTATTCTAATTTATTGGGTATTAAACCTGATACTCCGATTATTGTAGGTGCCAGCGATGGTGTGCTTTCTAACTTAGGGGTGAACAGTTATAAAAAAGGAGAAGTGGCAGTCACTATTGGTACATCAGGTGCCATCAGAACAGTCATTGATCATCCGCGTACTGACGATAAAGGACGTATTTTCTGCTATGTCTTAACAGAAGACCAATATGTCATTGGCGGACCTGTTAATAATGGCGGCATCATTTTACGCTGGTTGCGTGATGAGCTCTTAGCGAGTGAAGTCGAAACAGCTAAACGACTTGGTGTCGATCCTTACGATGTCTTAACTAAGATTGCCAGCCGTGTAGAACCAGGCGCCAAAGGTTTAATCTTCCATCCTTATCTGGCTGGAGAACGTGCACCGCTCTGGAATGCGAATGCGCGTGGCTCTTACTTTGGTCTTACATTAGCGCATAAAAAAGAACACATGATCAGAGCAGCGCTTGAAGGTGTGCTTTACAATCTTTATACCGTATATCTGGCTCTAATTGAAGTGATGGGAGAAACACCGACAGCGATTAAAGCCACAGGCGGTTTTGCGAAAAGTGAAGTATGGCGTCAAATGATGGCAGATATCTTTGCGACAGATGTCATCGTGCCTGAAAGTTATGAAAGTTCATGTTTAGGCGCTTGTGTACTTGGTCTGAAAGCACTCGGTGAGATTGACGATTTCTCTATTATTGAAGAAATGGTCGGTACTACACATGCACACGAACCGAACCAAGACGCTGTAGAAACATATCAGCAACTAATCAGTATCTTTATTGATTTAAGTCGCTCTCTTGAAAGCCAATATGCTAAGATTGCAGACTTTCAACGTCATCATCTATAA